The DNA window CGCTCACCATCTCCGGCAGGCGTGCCCGCAGGCCCGCCTCGTCGCCATGCCACGCCTCGATGAACGCGTTGCGCACCAGCCGCGCATCGTAGCCGTCGGGCCAATCCTTCTCGCGCACAAAGTCATAAACCCGGGTGCGGAGGGTGTCGTCGCCGCTCGCGGCGATGCCCCGAAGGTGGGCCCGTTGCGACACCAAGGCCTCGGGGGTCGCCCAGAACCTGGTGCCGACGAGCGCGCCGTCGGCCCCGAGCGCCAGCGCCGCCGCCAGGCTGCGGCCGTCGGCGACCCCGCCGGCGGCCACCACCAGCGTTTCGGGGCAGCGTTCGGCGGCGAGGTCGACGACGTCGGGCACCAACGTGAAGGTCGAACGCGCGCTCATCCCGTGCCCGCCCGCCTCGCCGCCCTGAGCCACGAGGACGTCCGCGCCGGCATCCAGGGCCCGGCGCGCCTGCTCGAGGTTCTGCACCTGGGCGGTGAGCGGAACACCGGCCGCGCGGATGCGATCGGCGAACGGGTCCAGGTCGCCGAACGACAACATGACGGTCACCGGTTGCCGGCCAAGAGCAACGTCGAGCACCCCGGGATCGCGCGCCAGGCTCCAGGTGATGAACCCGCACCCGACCCGTGCGCCGTCGGCCTCGCCGATCTGCGTGCGCAGCCATTCGGCGTCACCGTATCCGCCGCCGATCAGACCGAGACCGCCCGCCCGGGTCACTTCCGCCGCGAGCCGGCCCCCCGAGACCAGGGCCATCGGCGCCAACATGATCGGGTGGTCGATGCCGAAGAACTCGGTGAGCCGCGTCGTCAATGGCATGCAACCGACGGTAGGCCTTCCCGGTGCGCCGACCGCGCGCACCCGACGCCGAGAGTTCGGAACAGTACGCCCGCCGATCAGGCGAGCGGTGCCAGGCCGGAGCGAACCAGGTCCAGGCTCGTGGCCACGAGGTCGCCGAGATCCCCGGTGTAACCATGGCGGCCCCAGTTCTCCAACCGCCACGACCAGGGCCGCCGCCAGCGCAGAGCCGGCAACCTCGGCGGCCAGGTCGATGTCGGCGACGTCGGGGTTGCGAGTCTCGACGAAGTCGGTCAGCACTCGGGCGAACGACGACTGCACCACCCGCAGGTGGCCGGCGATCCGCTCGGCGATGATCAGCTCCGCGCGTGCCGCCGCCGCATGGCGGACCACCTCGCGATCGTGCGGGAAAGCCGCCACGCTGGCCCGCACAGCGTCGAACAGCGCTTCAGCGGCAGGACGGCGCGCGAGGGCCTCGGCCAGCCATTCCAGCTGCGTCTCGTAATCCTGGACCAGCACCGCTTCCTCGGTCGGGAAGTGCCGGAAGAAGCTGCGTTCGGCGACACCGGCATGCCGGGCCAGCTCGGTCACGGTGACGTTGGCAAAACCCTTGCGCGCGAAGCTGTTCAACGCGGTTTCGCGCAGCGCCTCGCGCGTCGAGCGCCGGCGTAGCTGGTGGCGGTTGATCGGCGCGGTCATCTCCCGGCCGATGGTGAGTGCGCGGGATGCTCGCGTTCCTGGCCGTCAATTCGACCTACCGCGGCCCCTATACGCCGGGCAGCGCCACCTGCCTGGCGTTCGCCCTCGCGGTGCCGGGCGACAGCACCGCGATGATGACCAAGCTCGAAGGCGGGATCGGCGCGCTCACCGATTAGCTGCGCGAGTTGTTCGTCTCCCACGATGGCGAGCTGCGATTCCGGCCAAGGTCGAGCAGATCCTGGTCGAGGATGGCGCGGTGACCGGTCTACGGCTGCGGGACGGGTCGACGCTCACCGCACCGGTCGTGGTGTCCAACCACTCGCCCAACGTCACCCTCGCCGAACTCGTCGCACCGGAACTCGTGCCCGCGGAGCTGATTTCGCGCGTCTCGCAGCGCGATCACCGCGCCTCGTTCGTGCAGCTGCACTTCGCCCTCGACGGGCTGCCCGAATTCGCCCCGCCCTGCGACTTTTTGAACGAGCCGGGTATGCAGCAGTCGGTCGGCATCTTCGGCTCCCCGGAAGAACAGCAGCTGCAGTGGGAGGTGCGCCGGCGCGGCCTCGTCCCGGACAACCCGTCGATGGGATGCAGATCCCCTCCGCGCACGACCCGAGCATGGCGCCACCCGGGAAGCGCGCCGCCAGCGCGTACGCCTACGCCTTCCCGGTCGAAGCCGACCGCCAGCAGCACGGTCATCTAAAAAGATGATGTCTCAACGCGTTATCGACAAGATCACCCGGTTCGCCCCCGCCTTCGAGGACATCCTGATCCGCCACATCACGTTCGCGCCCTACCACATGCAGACCATGTTCGCCGCCCCCGACGGCGACTTCTGCCATGGCTTGCCGCACCCGGACCTGATGGGCCCGAACCGCCCGGGCGCCAGGGGTTTTCTCGACTCCCGGTTCCGATCGGCAGCCTCTATCTCGGCGGCGCGGGCTGCCATGGCGGGCCGGGAATTACCTTCACCCCCGGCTACAACGCCGCCTATCAGGTGCTCGACCACGCGTCGTGAGTCGTCGATGCGCCCTCAGGCCCCGAACGTGCCGGTGAGCTGGGCCTGCGCGACGGCGGCGCCCGCGATCGTCTGGGCCGCCCGCGGCCCGGCCAAACCCCCGGGCAGCTCGTAGGCGGCGGGCAGCTGGTAGAGGGTGAACCGGTAGTGGTGCACCCCGCTGCCCGGCGGCGGGCACGGCCCCATATATCCCGCACGGCCGCCCGAGTTCGGCAGGCTGGTCCCGCCGCCGGGGGTCTGGCCCTCCGCGGTGCCGCCAGGTCCGGGCGGGATGCCGACCACGATCCAGTGCACATAGGTGCCGCCGACGGCGTCGGGATCGTCGACCACCAGGGCCGCCCCCAGCGGCGCCGACCACGTCAACGGGGGCGCGGTGTTTGCCCCCTTGCAGGTGTAGCGGACCGGGATGGGCGCCCCGTCGGCGAAGGCGGGACTGCCGATCGTCACCGGCCCCTCGGCGGGAGCCTCGGGAACGCTCCGGGCGACCGTCGTCAGCTTCGGCGTCGCCGGCGCCGTCATCTTGCTGCCGCCGTGGCCGCCGCAGCCGGCCTGCGTCAGCGCCAGCGCGAGCCCTACGCCTGCCAGTGCGATGCGCCGTGCGGTAACCGATGTCGACTTCATAAGGAGAGTGTCGCCGACGGCGGGCGCGGAATAAAGGTCTTTTGCCGGCCACGAACGTGGGCCGGCTACGCGCCGCCCTTGTTCACCTCGAGCACCCGCTTACGCAGGCCCTGGGTGGCCGTCTCCATCAGGCTCTTGGCTCCTCTTTTGACCAGGAATCCCGGGACCGGCGCCAGGAGGTCGACGGTCAGTTCGAAACGGACCCGGGTGGAGTCGCCTTCGGGAATCAGGGTGTAGCGACCGTCCTGCGCGCGTTGCTGTTTGGCGCTGACCAGCGTCCAGCTCACCCCGTCGTCGTGCACCTCGTAGGCCAGTTCCTGCTCGTCGCTGACGCCCACCAGTTTGACCACCTGCCGCGACCTGCTGGGGTGGCCCGCGTCGTCGCGCTCCAGGACCTCGACCTTGCGATGCACCGAGGACCACTCGGTCAGCGACTCCAGATCGAACAGCACGTCCATGATCTGGTCGGGTGTCGCCTCGATGACGACTTCGCGGGACTCGGTGACAGCCATGCGACGAAGATAGCCACTGGGGGGCCGCTCGAAACTCGGTTTGCGACTACCGTCTGCACTCGTGAATTTCGCCTGGGAGCAGTTGACCGCCGGCGTGCATCGCTGCCGGCTACCGTTCTGCGACGTCACGGTGGGGCTGGTGCTGGGCGGTCGCGGGGCCCTGCTCGTCGACGCCGGCTCCACGCTCACCGAGGCGGCGGCCCTCGACGCCGACGTGCGACGGCTCACCGGCCGAGCGGTCACCCATATCGCGTTGACCCACAAGCATTTCGACCATGTCCTGGGTTCCTCGTTCTTCGGCGCGGCCGACGTCTACTGCGCACCCGAAGTCGTCGCGGACCTGACGGCCGGCGCCGGGCACCTCCGCGAGGACGCGCTGCGCCACGGCGCCGACGCGGTGGAGGTCGACCGCGCGGTCGCGGCCCTGCGACCGCCGCGCCACGGCACGAGAGAGGCCGTCGTGGACCTCGGCGGCCGGACCGTGGCGATCACCCACCCCGGCCGCGGCCACACCACCTCCGACCTGGTCGTGGTGGCACCGCCCGCGCACGGTGACGACCCGGTCGTGCTGTTCACCGGCGACCTCGTCGAGGAATCCGCCGACCCCGCGATCGACGCCGATTCCGACGTGGCGGCCTGGCCGGCCACGCTGGACCGGGTCCTCGAGATCGGCGGACCGGACGCCGTCTACGTTCCGGGCCATGGCAAGGTCGTCGACGCGGAGTTCGTCCGCCGGCAGCGGGACTGGCTGTGCCGGCGTGCGGCCGCCGGTCGGGCCTGAGCGCCCCGATCCGGTCGTACGCGGGCTAAACATGTTGTTCCCCAACATTTATCGATGCGGCCGAACCCGGCGTCGGCGATCGTGGGCCCATCGCCGGCCTCGCCCAGCCACCGCGCGGGTGCGCCGCGCCGCGCCGCGAAGGGGTATTTCGACCCCTGATTGAACCGCGGTTGTCAGGGATAGACTCTGGTCCAACGGAACCTGAAGAGGAGCGTAACCCCATGGCCATCATCGACACGGACACCGAGGTCCGGGCACCGTTCGGCGACGACGTCGTCGCCACCCAGCGATACATCGACGGCCCGCGCTTCACCGGCATCACGCGCCTCTACACGGCTCGTCAGGTTGCCGAGCAACGCGGCACCATCCCCGTCGACTACCCCGTGGCACGGGAAGCGGCGGCGGCCTTCTACGAGCGGCTGCGGGAGCTGTTCGCGGCGAAGAAGAGCATCACGACCTTCGGGCCCTACTCACCCGGCCAGGCCGTGGCCATGAAGCGGATGGGCATCGAAGGCATCTACCTGGGCGGCTGGGCGACCTCCGCCAAGGGCTCCACCACCGAGGACCCCGGGCCCGACCTCGCCAGCTACCCGCTGAGCCAGGTGCCCGACGACGCCGCGGTCCTGGTGCGCGCCCTGCTCACCGCCGACCGCAACCAGCAGTATCAGCGCCTGCACATGAGCGAGCGCCAGCGCGCCGCGGCGCCGGAATACGACTACCGGCCGTTCATCATCGCCGACGCCGACACCGGCCACGGCGGTGACCCGCACGTGCGCAACCTGATCCGCCGCTTCGTCGAGATCGGCGTGCCGGGCTATCACATCGAAGACCAGCGCCCCGGCACGAAGAAGTGCGGGCATCAGGGCGGCAAGGTCCTGGTGCCGTCCGACGAACAGATCAAGCGCCTCAACGCCGCCCGGTTCCAGCTCGACATCATGCGGGTGCCCGGCATCATCGTCGCCCGCACCGACGCCGAGGCGGCCACCCTGATCGACAGCCGCGCCGACGAGCGCGACCAGCCGTTCCTGCTGGGCGCCACCAACCTCAACATCCCCTCCTACAAGGCCTGCTTCCTGGCGCTGGTCCGGCGCTTCTACGAGCTGGGCGTCAAGGACCTCAACGGGCACCTGCTCTACGCGCTGTCGGACGGCGAGTACGCCACCGCCACCGCCTGGCTGGAGCGCCAGGGCATCCAGGGGCTGGTTTCCGACGCCGTCAACGCGTGGCGGGAGAACAGCGAGACCTCGATCGACGATCTGTTCGACCAGGTGGAGTCCCGGTTCGTGGCCGCCTGGGAGGACGACGCCGGGCTGATGACGTACGGCGAGGCCGTCTCCGAGGTGCTCCAGTTCGGTGAGAGCGAGGGCGAGCCGGTCGCGATGAGCCCCGACGAGTGGCGGCGCTTCGCCCAGCGCGCCTCGCTGTACTCCGCGCGGGAGAAGGCCAGGGAGCTCGGCGCCGACCCCGGCTGGGACTGCGAGCTGGCCAAGACGCCCGAGGGCTACTACCAGATCCGGGGCGGCATCCCGTACGCGATCGCCAAGTCCCTGGCGGCGGCGCCGTTCGCCGACATCCTCTGGATGGAGACCAAGACCGCCGACCTGGCCGACGCCCGCGAATTCGCCGAGGCCATCCACGCCCGGTTCCCCGAGAAGATGCTCGCCTACAACCTGTCGCCGTCGTTCAACTGGGACACCACCGGCATGACCGACGAGGAGATGCGGCGCTTCCCCGAGGAACTCGGCAAGATGGGCTTCGTCTTCAACTTCATCACCTACGGCGGCCACCAGATCGACGGTGTCGCCGCCGAGGAGTTCGCGACCGCGCTGCGGCAGGACGGCATGCTGGCGCTGGCCCGGCTGCAACGCAAGATGCGGTTGGTGGAGTCGCCCTATCGCACGCCGCAGACGTTGGTCGGCGGGCCGCGCAGCGACGCGGCGCTGGCCGCCTCCTCCGGTCGCACCGCGACCACCAAGGCGATGGGCAAGGGCTCCACCCAGCATCAGCACCTGGTGCAGACCGAGGTGCCCAAGAAGCTGCTGGAGGAGTGGCTGACGCTGTGGAGCGAGCACTACCACCTCGGCGAGAAGCTGCGGGTACAGCTGCGACCGCGCCGGGCCGGATCGGACGTGCTGGTGCTCGGCATCTACGGCAACGAGGACGAGCAACTGGCCAACGTCGTCTTCGACCCCATCAAGGACCGCCACGGCCGCAGCATCCTCACGGTGCGCGACCAGAACACCTTCGCCGAGAAGCTGCGCCAGAAGCGCCTGATGACCCTGATCCACCTGTGGCTGGTGCACCGGTTCAAGGCCGACGCGGTCTACTACGTCACGCCCACCGAGGACAACCTGTACCAGACCTCGAAGATGAAGTCGCACGGCATCTTCAGCGAGGTCAACCAGGAGGTGGGCGAGATCATCGTCGCCGAGGTGAACAAGCCCCGCATCGAGGAGCTGCTCAAGCCCGACCGCGTCGCGCTGCGCAAGCTGATCACCAAGGAGGGGTAGGAAGCGCGTCCTGGCGAGCCTCCGCGCGTGTCGCCTCGGCACACGTCCGCCCCTGACAAACGCCGCACGGCCCCTGCTCGGCTTTGCGGCACACCGCTGATGCCGGACGCGAGCGGTTACGGCGTGGCGCCACTCAGGAAGATGCCCGACAGTTTGTAGCCGATGTTGTCCATCCCTGAGACCAAGCTGCCGACGGTCAGCTGACCCGTGTTCAAAACGCCCGATACTCCGCCGCCCAGATTGGACAGGCCCGACAGTTCATTGCCGTAGTTCCGATAACCCGAATCGGCCAGCCCGCCCAGGGGGTTGGTGTTGAACCAGCCCGACAGTCCCGCGCCGTTGTTGCCGAAGCCCGAGTTGCCTCCGGCGCCGGTGTTGAAGAAGCCCGACGACGGCGCGGTGCTCGAGTTCGCGAACCCGGGAGCGGAGGGGATGTCGAAGGTCGCGATGGTGGTGCTGGGCAGGTGGATGCTGCCGATGGTGAACGGCGCGGTGGTGAAGCTGCCCAGTCCGATGGGCGGCACCGTCACCGGCGGCGTCGTGATCGCCGGCGTCGTGATGTTCGGCAACGTGAACGCACCCACACCGATCGGATCGATCGTCACCGGCGGCGTCGTGATCGCCGGCGTCGTGATATTCGGCAGACTGAACGCACCCACACCGATCGGATCGATCGTCAACGGCGGCGTCGTGATCGCCGGCGTCGTGATATTCGGCAGACTGAACGCACCCACACCGATCGCACCGATCGTCACCGGCGGCGTCGTGATCGCCGGCGTCGTGATATTCGGCAGACTGAACGCACCCACACCGATCGCACCGATCGTCAACGCCGGCGTCGTGATCGCCGGCGTCGTGATACTCGGCAGGGTGAAGGCGTCGACGGTGATGGGGGAAACGTCGAGTCCGGGGATCGTAAAGTTGGGCAGGCTGAAGCCAGAGACGGTGATGGGGCCGCTCAAGGTGTATGGCTGGATCGTAACCGTGGGCAGGGTAAACGGGGAGACCTTGACATAATTGATGGTGAAATTGGCCGTGGTACCAAACGGCCCCGTCAGTGCCAAAACGTTAGTGTTCCAGGACACAGCTATTTGATTTATGGTAAAACCGCCGACACTGATGACGGGGCCGTTTATCGGCTGGCTCCAACCGATGCTGGGCAGCGTGAAGTTGCCGGTGCTTATGTTGTTCACGAATATCGACGAGGTGTGAATTCCGGGTAGCGTAAATCCACCGACAGCTGTCCCGGCCGGAATCGTGAACGACGGAATCGTCACCGACGGAATACTCAACGTCGGCAGACTGAACGCCCCCAACGCCGTCCCCGCCGGAATCGTCACCGGCGGAATCGTCACCGACGGAATACTCAACGTCGGCAGACTGAACGCCCCCAACGCCGTCCCCGCCGGAATCGTCACCGGCGGAATCGTCACCGACGGGAGGCTCAACTGCGGCAGGTCGAAAGCGGGAATGTTTATTGCCGGTATCTGCAACGGCGGCACGGTGATGTCGGGCGTCGTAATGGCCAAGTGGAGGCTGCCCTGACCGACGCCCTGATATAGCATCCCCGAGTTCAGGTCACCGGAGTTGAACAGTCCGTTGTTCATGTTGCCGGAGTTGAAGGCACCTGTGTTGAGGTCGCCGGTGTTCAACCAGCCGGTGTTCGCGGCACCGGTATTGAAGCCACCCGTGTTCGACGCGCCGGGATTGAAGTCACCGGTGTTGTAGTTGCCGACATTCCAGCTGCCCGTGTTCGCCGTGCCGACGTCGAAACTGCCGGTATTGAGCACGCCCGGGTTGAAGAAGCCCGTATTTGCCGTCCCGGAGTTGAACAAGCCGGTGTTGTAGCTGCCGGAGTTCCCGATGCCGGAGTTGCCGGTACCGGAGTTGAAGAAGCCTATATTCCCGGTTCCCGAGTTGAACAAGCCAATGTTTCCGGTGCCCGAGTTGAGGCCGCCGATGGCCAACTGGCCGATGTCCGAAGGGCCGTAGCTGACATAGGTGTTGCCAATACCGATCAGGTTGTTTCCGGTGAGGCCGATGCCGATATTGTTATTGCCGCTGCTTGCAACACCGATGTTGAAGTTACCCGCGTTACCGAAGCCGAGGTTGCCGCTACCCGCGTTTCCGAAGCCGATGTTGCTGCCACCGAGGTTGCCGATACCGTAGTTGAGGCTGCCCAGGTTTCCTGCGCCGAAGTTCGAATTGCCCAGGTTTGCGCTGCCGAAGTTGCCCTGGCCGACGTTTGCGTTGCCGACGTTGCCGCCGCCGACGTTGGCCAAGCCGAGATTAAGGGTGATGGTTCTACTGGCAGCGGCCGGCACGGTGGCCACCGAGGCACCACCGGCCTGCAGCGCTGCGGTCAACCGGGCCGGCAATCCCACCAGGTTCTGCAGCGGCTGGGTGAACGGTGTCAGCGCCGAGACGGCCGCCGACGCCCCGGCGAAATAGCCCGACATCGTCGAGACCGCTTGGGCCCACAACTGCTCGTACTCGGCCTCGGCGGCGGCAATCGCGGGGGCGTTCTGTCCGAAGAGGTTGGAGATGACCAGCGCCGCCAGTTGGGAGCGGTTGGTCGACACCACCGCCGGCGGCACCATCGCCGCCCGTGCCGCCTCGAATTGCGCGACTACCGCGCGGGCCTGCGCGGCCGTCCGCTCCGCGTGGGCCGCGGAGGCCGAGAGCCAGCCGGCGTACGGGTTCGACGCAGCGAGCATCGCCGCCGCCGACGGGCCCTGCCATGCCGTACCGGTCAGGCCCGAGGTAATCGATACGAACGACGTGGCCGCCGAGGACAACTCCGCGGCCAGGCCATCCCACGCCGTTGCCGCCGCCAGCATCGGCGCCGACCCGGCGCCGGAGAACAGACGGACGGCATTGAGCTCCGGCGGCAGCACTGAGAAATTCAATATTCGGCCTTTCGCGCAGACTTCGGCGCCAATAATCGCGAGCGGGCGCCGGTCGACGAGTTGTCAATCGGTAGCACTGCGCGATTGGTAGCGCACAAGTTACGCGCCCACCGGGGAGGATAGGGAAGTGTTTTGGCAGCGGATACGAAAACGTTATAAAACCGTGATAATCAACCAATCGGTGTGTCAAATTTCTTTACATTTACCCGAGCGACAGAAATTGGGAACTCGACGTCAAGCTGCTTAAAAGCCTTCGGCGTGAATGTGGTCGGCACTCACGCAATGGCCGCCGCGGGGGCCCGGCTGCCGGCACAGGCCATCTCACCCCCCCTGAGCGGGTGCGTGGCCGGCGCCAACTGCCGAGCCGGCCACGAGCTGGGCCGTATCGGGCATCCGTCGGCCGGTTTGGGTGTTCGCTTGCGGGGGTACGGATGGACGGACGACTTGGGGTGTGGCGCGAACGGAAAGTGGTGGCCCTGATGAGAACTGCAGCAAGGAACGCGGTCGCGGTGTTCGGCGGCGCGGCCATGCTCGTGGTGGCGGTCGGTTGCGGGGGCGGCGGGCACAAGGGGCCGAGCAGCAGCACCACGCCCTCGACGACCGCCCCCTCGTCGAGCGTGGCGCCCGCGCCGTCCCCGGCGCCGGGCGGCCCGAATGGGGGCGGTGGCCCCAACGGCGGCGGCGGCAGTGTTCCCGGCGGCCCCACCGGCGGGGGCGGCCCGGCCGGCGGCGGGGGCAGCATCCCCGGTGTCGGCGGCGGTGGCGGCGGCCCCGGCGGCGGGGGCGGTTGCGTCGGCAACATCTGCGGCGGCTACCCGTGATCGCACGGGCGTCCTGAACCCGCACGGCTCTTCGAAGCCGAACAAAGTCTTGCTCCCTAGCCGATGGGGCCACGCTTGCGAGCTGGCCCCATCGGCTGAGCAATTCCGAAATCGGATCCTAGGGTGGGGCACCGTTTTCGAGTTATGGTTCTGCGCAACTCGACCGCAAGAGGAGCCCGATGGCCAAGCTCAGGTTCGGATACTTCATCGCCCCCTTCCACCGCGCGGGAACCAATCCGACGCTTGCCCTGCAGCGCGACCTGGAGTTCATCCGGCATCTCGACGCCCTCGGCTTCGACGAGGTCTGGCTGGGTGAGCACCACTCGGCGGGCAGCGAGATCATCAGCTCGCCGGAGATCTTCATCGCCGCCGCCGCCGAACGCGCCAAGCGGATCCGCTTCGGCACCGGGGTGATCTCGCTCGCCTACCACAACCCGCTCTGGGTCGCCGACCGGCTTATGCTGCTCGATCACCTCACCCACGGCCGCGTGATCGGCGGGGTCGGCCCCGGTTCCCTGCCCACTGACTCGGCGATGATCGGCCTCACCCCCACGGACACGCGCGAGCTGCTCGAGACCAATCTCGACATCCTCGTGCGCCTGCTGGCGGGCGAGACTGTGTCGGCGAAGACCGCCACGCACCAACTGTTCGACGCGCGGCTGCAGCTCGCCCCGTACTCCGACGGCGGGATTCCGCTCTCGGTCGCGGCGGTCGCCTCGCCGACGGGTGCGCGGCTGGCCGGCAAGCACGGCATCGGCCTGCTGTCGATCGGGGCGACGCTGATCGTCGAGGGCTTCGACGCGCTCGCCTACCACTGGGGCATCGTCGAAGAGCGCGCGGCCGCCTTCGGCACGCAGGTGGACCGCAAGAACTGGAGCCTGGTCGGGCTGTTCCATCTCGCCGAGACGGACAAGCAGGCGCGCGAAGAGGTTAAGTTCGGCATCGAGCCGTGGTTCCGCTACTTCCAGAAGGTGGCCGCCTTCCCGCAGATGACCATGCCGGGGGAGCAGCTCGACGAGATGATCGACGTCATCAACGACAACGGGGCGGGTGTGATCGGCACCCCGGAGCGGGCGCGGGTCCAGGTGCAGCGGCTCTGGGATCAGTCCGGCGGGTTCGGCTGCATGCTGCAGATGGGCCACGAGTGGGCCAACCCGGCGGCGACCAAGCGGTCCGCCGAGCTGTTCGCCGCCGAGGTGATGCCGCACTTCCAGGGGCAATCGCAACCGACCCTGGATGCCGCCGCACGCGCCGGTCAGGTGCGCGACGACCTCGCGCAGACCCAGCTGCAGGCCGTCGAGCACATGACGAAGAAGTATCAGGACGAGATCACGTCGTCGTAGCGGCGCGGATGCCGAACCAGGTGTCCAGCGTGGCGCGCAGCTCGCGCAGTTCGTCGCCGCCGGGCGCAGCGGCCGAGGACGCCCACGCCACGTAACCGTCGGGGCGCACCAGCACGGCCGTCGCGGCGACGTCGCCCACCGGCCGGCCGGCGGCGACGGTGAGCTGACCCGCGCCGTCAATCGTGGCGTCTGCCACCACCGCGCCCGCGGTCAGATCGATCAGCAACGGCCGTCCGTCGCGGGCCAGCTCGGCCACGCGGCGGATCCCTCCGGCACCCGCGACGGCGAAGTCGGGCACCCAGCGCCCCACCAGCGGATGCGCCTCGGGGCCTGCGGCGTAACGGTTTTCGGCTCCCGACACCAGCTCGCCGAGCCGACGGACGACCGCGGGGTCGGTGAGGAGTTCGGAGAAGAGCCGCCGCAGGGCGGTGACCTCGGGTCCCGGACGCACCAGCGTCAGCTGCGCGCGACTGTGCATGATGACCCGTTCGGCGGCCGGCCGGCGCTCCGCCTCGTAGCTGGCGAGCACCGTGGGCGCGACGCGCCGGTGCAACACGCCCGCCAGCTTCCAGCCCAGGTTCACCGCGTCCTGCAAACCCAGGTTGAGTCCGGGCCCGCCCATGGGGGAGTGCACGTGAGCGGCATCGCCCACCAGGATCACCCGGCCCCGCTGGTAGTGCGAGGCGATCCGCGAGTTGATGCCGGAAAAGCGGCGCAGGTCCAGCGGCTCGTCGGACGAAGGCGACACCGGCCGCAACGGAAGGTCGGCGCCGATGACGCGCTTGGCCGCGGCTTCCAGTTCGGCCAGGCTCATCGCCGGGCCGTCGTCGCCGCTGTCGTCGTGGGGATCCTCGCGGGCCGAGCCGTCCAGCTCGAACACGATCACCGCCGCCCGGCCCCCGAGCGCGCCGAAGGCGAACACGCCGCGCTCGACCCGGTGGAACTGCAGCGGCGGGACGCGCCCGAACCCGGGGATGTCGAGCACACCGGTGACCGGGTCGACCCACTCCTCGGGCGGCAGCACGTCGAAGCCCATCCGGACGGTGACGTCGTAGGCCGACATGCCGGGAAAGTCGATGCCGGCCAGCCTGCGGGTGGGGCTGGTGCCGCCGTCGGCGCCGACAAGGTATCCGGCCCGCAGCTCGTAGGCGCCCTCGGGGCCGTCGACGTGCACCGTGACGCCGTCGCCGTCGTGGTCGAAGCCAGCCAGCGCGTGACCCCAGCGGAT is part of the Mycobacterium sp. HUMS_12744610 genome and encodes:
- a CDS encoding PPE family protein — its product is MNFSVLPPELNAVRLFSGAGSAPMLAAATAWDGLAAELSSAATSFVSITSGLTGTAWQGPSAAAMLAASNPYAGWLSASAAHAERTAAQARAVVAQFEAARAAMVPPAVVSTNRSQLAALVISNLFGQNAPAIAAAEAEYEQLWAQAVSTMSGYFAGASAAVSALTPFTQPLQNLVGLPARLTAALQAGGASVATVPAAASRTITLNLGLANVGGGNVGNANVGQGNFGSANLGNSNFGAGNLGSLNYGIGNLGGSNIGFGNAGSGNLGFGNAGNFNIGVASSGNNNIGIGLTGNNLIGIGNTYVSYGPSDIGQLAIGGLNSGTGNIGLFNSGTGNIGFFNSGTGNSGIGNSGSYNTGLFNSGTANTGFFNPGVLNTGSFDVGTANTGSWNVGNYNTGDFNPGASNTGGFNTGAANTGWLNTGDLNTGAFNSGNMNNGLFNSGDLNSGMLYQGVGQGSLHLAITTPDITVPPLQIPAINIPAFDLPQLSLPSVTIPPVTIPAGTALGAFSLPTLSIPSVTIPPVTIPAGTALGAFSLPTLSIPSVTIPSFTIPAGTAVGGFTLPGIHTSSIFVNNISTGNFTLPSIGWSQPINGPVISVGGFTINQIAVSWNTNVLALTGPFGTTANFTINYVKVSPFTLPTVTIQPYTLSGPITVSGFSLPNFTIPGLDVSPITVDAFTLPSITTPAITTPALTIGAIGVGAFSLPNITTPAITTPPVTIGAIGVGAFSLPNITTPAITTPPLTIDPIGVGAFSLPNITTPAITTPPVTIDPIGVGAFTLPNITTPAITTPPVTVPPIGLGSFTTAPFTIGSIHLPSTTIATFDIPSAPGFANSSTAPSSGFFNTGAGGNSGFGNNGAGLSGWFNTNPLGGLADSGYRNYGNELSGLSNLGGGVSGVLNTGQLTVGSLVSGMDNIGYKLSGIFLSGATP
- a CDS encoding LLM class flavin-dependent oxidoreductase translates to MAKLRFGYFIAPFHRAGTNPTLALQRDLEFIRHLDALGFDEVWLGEHHSAGSEIISSPEIFIAAAAERAKRIRFGTGVISLAYHNPLWVADRLMLLDHLTHGRVIGGVGPGSLPTDSAMIGLTPTDTRELLETNLDILVRLLAGETVSAKTATHQLFDARLQLAPYSDGGIPLSVAAVASPTGARLAGKHGIGLLSIGATLIVEGFDALAYHWGIVEERAAAFGTQVDRKNWSLVGLFHLAETDKQAREEVKFGIEPWFRYFQKVAAFPQMTMPGEQLDEMIDVINDNGAGVIGTPERARVQVQRLWDQSGGFGCMLQMGHEWANPAATKRSAELFAAEVMPHFQGQSQPTLDAAARAGQVRDDLAQTQLQAVEHMTKKYQDEITSS
- a CDS encoding FAD-dependent monooxygenase, giving the protein MIGVVIAGAGPNGLMLAGELGLAGIRPVVLDPMPGPNPQRRANGIFGQGVRILDHRGLYGALAGTDEPLRRNPRPMFAAFPLDLTQVPDSQVFLLPVQQPRLVQVLAERARGHGVDIRWGHALAGFDHDGDGVTVHVDGPEGAYELRAGYLVGADGGTSPTRRLAGIDFPGMSAYDVTVRMGFDVLPPEEWVDPVTGVLDIPGFGRVPPLQFHRVERGVFAFGALGGRAAVIVFELDGSAREDPHDDSGDDGPAMSLAELEAAAKRVIGADLPLRPVSPSSDEPLDLRRFSGINSRIASHYQRGRVILVGDAAHVHSPMGGPGLNLGLQDAVNLGWKLAGVLHRRVAPTVLASYEAERRPAAERVIMHSRAQLTLVRPGPEVTALRRLFSELLTDPAVVRRLGELVSGAENRYAAGPEAHPLVGRWVPDFAVAGAGGIRRVAELARDGRPLLIDLTAGAVVADATIDGAGQLTVAAGRPVGDVAATAVLVRPDGYVAWASSAAAPGGDELRELRATLDTWFGIRAATTT